Proteins encoded within one genomic window of Cucumis sativus cultivar 9930 chromosome 3, Cucumber_9930_V3, whole genome shotgun sequence:
- the LOC101213640 gene encoding heparanase-like protein 2 isoform X1, which produces MSALKFLGEDGFCRLVKMESPSTYLFHPQQLQKIWIQTMKGGQFVLIFLVAFIPIIYGKNVTMGKIVVDGTIRKAQTDENYICMTIDYWPFNECSTLPCLWDGNASALILNLSLPTLTKAVQAFKTLRIRVGGSLQDKLIYDVGSFKGNCPQFARNSSALFQISDGCLSMERWDDLNQFFNKTGAIVTFGLNALLGRHHTTGLQWEGDWNYTNAEAFIQYTIEKNYRINSWEFGNEMVGHNSIGANVTSAQYEKDLIKLREIIDRLYNNSQQKASIAAPSAFFYAPWYKDFVNGTGPGIVDILTHHIYNMGAGDDPKVINNFVDPNYLSKESKDFQQLKNIVENDAPWSVAWVGEAGGTFHGGSPYISNTFVDGFWYIDQLAMAALYNTKVYCRQTLVGGFYGILLPHTLAPSPDYYGALLFHRLMGSGVLKVDNNVSSYLRTYAHCSKERSGVTMLFINLSNETEFTVDIENNMMSTSLADKASQREEYHLIPNNGLVRSSTVLLNGNLLETTEDGDLPDLTPIYRDSNSSITIATWSIVFVVIPHFEASACK; this is translated from the exons ATGAGTGCCCTCAAATTCCTTGGCGAAGATGGTTTTTGTCGTTTGGTGAAGATGGAAAGCCCATCCACATACCTTTTTCATCCCCAACAGCTCCAAAA aATTTGGATTCAAACAATGAAGGGAGGGcaatttgttttgatatttttggtTGCTTTTATTCCAATAATTTATGGTAAGAATGTTACGATGGGTAAAATTGTGGTAGATGGAACTATAAGAAAAGCACAAACAGATGAGAATTATATTTGTATGACTATTGATTATTGGCCTTTTAATGAGTGTTCTACACTTCCTTGTCTTTGGGATGGAAATGCATCAGCACTCATTTTG AACTTGTCTCTTCCTACACTTACCAAGGCTGTGCAAG CTTTCAAGACTCTTAGGATTAGAGTAGGAGGCTCTTTGCAAGACAAATTGATTTATGATGTTGGGAGCTTCAAGGGCAATTGCCCTCAATTTGCAAGAAATAGCTCTGCATTGTTTCAAATCAGCGATGGTTGTTTGTCTATGGAACGGTGGGATGATTTGAACCAATTTTTCAACAAGACAGG GGCAATAGTGACTTTTGGCTTGAATGCCCTCCTGGGAAGGCACCATACTACAGGATTGCAATGGGAAGGGGATTGGAACTACACTAATGCAGAGGCATTTATTCAATACACGATTGAGAAGAATTATCGAATCAATTCATGGGAGTTCG GTAATGAAATGGTTGGTCATAATAGTATCGGGGCAAATGTTACTTCTGCACAATATGAAAAGGATTTGATCAAGCTTAGGGAAATTATTGATCGTTTGTACAATAACTCCCAACAAAAGGCATCGATAGCAGCCCCAAGTGCATTTTTTTATGCCCCATGGTATAAAGATTTTGTTAATGGAACAGGTCCAGGCATTGTAGACATTCTCACTCATCACATATATAATATGGGTGCAG GAGATGACCCTAAGgtaatcaataattttgtggATCCTAACTATCTTAGCAAAGAATCAAAGGATTTCCAACAACTTAAGAACATAGTCGAAAACGATGCCCCTTGGTCTGTTGCTTGGGTTGGAGAAGCTGGTGGAACCTTTCATGGTGGCAGTCCTTATATTTCTAATACATTTGTTGATGGATTTTg gTACATAGATCAACTTGCAATGGCTGCTTTGTACAATACCAAAGTATATTGTAGACAAACTTTAGTAGGTGGATTTTATGGTATTCTCTTACCCCATACTCTAGCCCCTTCTCCAGATTACTACGG AGCTCTTCTCTTTCACCGACTTATGGGATCCGGTGTTCTCAAAGTTGACAATAACGTCTCTTCTTATTTGCGTACTTATGCTCATTGCAGTAAAGAAAGA AGTGGTGTAACCATGCTTTTCATTAATCTAAGCAATGAAACGGAGTTCACAGTTGACATTGAAAACAACATGATGAGCACGAGTTTGGCTGATAAGGCAAGTCAAAGGGAAGAATATCATTTGATTCCAAATAATGGGTTAGTTAGAAGTTCAACAGTGCTTTTGAATGGAAATCTATTGGAAACCACAGAAGATGGAGATTTACCAGATCTTACGCCTATTTATCGTGATAGTAATTCTTCTATTACTATTGCTACTTGGTccattgtttttgttgtcatCCCTCATTTTGAAGCCTCAGCTTGCAAATAA
- the LOC101209503 gene encoding GATA transcription factor 16, whose product MMMDPSDRGSESEDMSGKNSSGVSSEESQVNEQNKKTCADCGTSKTPLWRGGPAGPKSLCNACGIRSRKKRRAILGLSKGVVEDKKNKKSSNISSNSKFRDSLKQRLLALGREVLMQRSTVERQRKKLGEEEQAAVLLMALSCGSVYA is encoded by the exons ATGATGATGGATCCGAGTGATAGA GGATCCGAGTCGGAGGACATGTCCGGGAAGAACTCTAGCGGGGTTTCGTCGGAGGAGAGTCAAGTGAATGAGCAAAACAAGAAGACTTGTGCCGACTGTGGTACTTCGAAAACCCCTTTATGGAGAGGCGGCCCGGCTGGTCCTAAG TCTCTTTGCAATGCGTGTGGGATCAGAAgtaggaagaagagaagagcgATTTTAGGGTTGAGCAAAGGAGTTGTTGAAGataagaagaacaaaaagagcAGTAATATAAGTAGTAATAGTAAGTTCAGAGATAGTTTGAAACAAAGGCTTTTGGCTTTGGGTAGAGAAGTTTTGATGCAGAGATCTACTGTTGAAAGACAAAGGAAGAAGTtaggagaagaagaacaagCTGCTGTGCTTCTGATGGCTTTATCTTGTGGCTCTGTTTATGCTTGA
- the LOC101213640 gene encoding heparanase-like protein 2 isoform X2 produces the protein MKGGQFVLIFLVAFIPIIYGKNVTMGKIVVDGTIRKAQTDENYICMTIDYWPFNECSTLPCLWDGNASALILNLSLPTLTKAVQAFKTLRIRVGGSLQDKLIYDVGSFKGNCPQFARNSSALFQISDGCLSMERWDDLNQFFNKTGAIVTFGLNALLGRHHTTGLQWEGDWNYTNAEAFIQYTIEKNYRINSWEFGNEMVGHNSIGANVTSAQYEKDLIKLREIIDRLYNNSQQKASIAAPSAFFYAPWYKDFVNGTGPGIVDILTHHIYNMGAGDDPKVINNFVDPNYLSKESKDFQQLKNIVENDAPWSVAWVGEAGGTFHGGSPYISNTFVDGFWYIDQLAMAALYNTKVYCRQTLVGGFYGILLPHTLAPSPDYYGALLFHRLMGSGVLKVDNNVSSYLRTYAHCSKERSGVTMLFINLSNETEFTVDIENNMMSTSLADKASQREEYHLIPNNGLVRSSTVLLNGNLLETTEDGDLPDLTPIYRDSNSSITIATWSIVFVVIPHFEASACK, from the exons ATGAAGGGAGGGcaatttgttttgatatttttggtTGCTTTTATTCCAATAATTTATGGTAAGAATGTTACGATGGGTAAAATTGTGGTAGATGGAACTATAAGAAAAGCACAAACAGATGAGAATTATATTTGTATGACTATTGATTATTGGCCTTTTAATGAGTGTTCTACACTTCCTTGTCTTTGGGATGGAAATGCATCAGCACTCATTTTG AACTTGTCTCTTCCTACACTTACCAAGGCTGTGCAAG CTTTCAAGACTCTTAGGATTAGAGTAGGAGGCTCTTTGCAAGACAAATTGATTTATGATGTTGGGAGCTTCAAGGGCAATTGCCCTCAATTTGCAAGAAATAGCTCTGCATTGTTTCAAATCAGCGATGGTTGTTTGTCTATGGAACGGTGGGATGATTTGAACCAATTTTTCAACAAGACAGG GGCAATAGTGACTTTTGGCTTGAATGCCCTCCTGGGAAGGCACCATACTACAGGATTGCAATGGGAAGGGGATTGGAACTACACTAATGCAGAGGCATTTATTCAATACACGATTGAGAAGAATTATCGAATCAATTCATGGGAGTTCG GTAATGAAATGGTTGGTCATAATAGTATCGGGGCAAATGTTACTTCTGCACAATATGAAAAGGATTTGATCAAGCTTAGGGAAATTATTGATCGTTTGTACAATAACTCCCAACAAAAGGCATCGATAGCAGCCCCAAGTGCATTTTTTTATGCCCCATGGTATAAAGATTTTGTTAATGGAACAGGTCCAGGCATTGTAGACATTCTCACTCATCACATATATAATATGGGTGCAG GAGATGACCCTAAGgtaatcaataattttgtggATCCTAACTATCTTAGCAAAGAATCAAAGGATTTCCAACAACTTAAGAACATAGTCGAAAACGATGCCCCTTGGTCTGTTGCTTGGGTTGGAGAAGCTGGTGGAACCTTTCATGGTGGCAGTCCTTATATTTCTAATACATTTGTTGATGGATTTTg gTACATAGATCAACTTGCAATGGCTGCTTTGTACAATACCAAAGTATATTGTAGACAAACTTTAGTAGGTGGATTTTATGGTATTCTCTTACCCCATACTCTAGCCCCTTCTCCAGATTACTACGG AGCTCTTCTCTTTCACCGACTTATGGGATCCGGTGTTCTCAAAGTTGACAATAACGTCTCTTCTTATTTGCGTACTTATGCTCATTGCAGTAAAGAAAGA AGTGGTGTAACCATGCTTTTCATTAATCTAAGCAATGAAACGGAGTTCACAGTTGACATTGAAAACAACATGATGAGCACGAGTTTGGCTGATAAGGCAAGTCAAAGGGAAGAATATCATTTGATTCCAAATAATGGGTTAGTTAGAAGTTCAACAGTGCTTTTGAATGGAAATCTATTGGAAACCACAGAAGATGGAGATTTACCAGATCTTACGCCTATTTATCGTGATAGTAATTCTTCTATTACTATTGCTACTTGGTccattgtttttgttgtcatCCCTCATTTTGAAGCCTCAGCTTGCAAATAA
- the LOC101213882 gene encoding protein MODIFYING WALL LIGNIN-1: MGRRKKNMAVTHDDLLPSPKSSELGSKMGTFLIILTILCGLCCFILCLIAETTRSQVIWMGIDENNKEKRRCSYSGSGKTPLLCTASAFLGMAVMMVVQHLYVLIAVSKSAPPALIAWDPSFATSKSLTFQAAFFFVSTWISFAVGEILLLIGLSVESGHLNNWSTPKESCLVIKEGLFSAAGVFQLATVFLAAGLYMTAVRAQRMFEQQENVRREVLESYHIHSSPPRSLSSPPLQPMPPIAREDPVIRHSQHHQERAPFWSLLQSTAPFCKLSA, translated from the exons atgggaagaagaaaaaaaaacatggcTGTCACACATGATGATCTTCTTCCAAGTCCAAAGAGCTCTGAATTGGGCAGCAAAATGGGTACttttcttatcattttgaCCATTCTCTGTGGTCTATGTTGCTTCATTCTTTGCCTCATTGCTGAGACCACTCGTTCTCAG GTGATATGGATGGGTatagatgaaaataataagGAAAAAAGGAGATGCTCGTATAGCGGCAGCGGGAAGACACCGCTGCTGTGCACGGCGAGCGCGTTTCTGGGGATGGCGGTGATGATGGTGGTGCAACATTTGTATGTGTTGATTGCAGTGAGTAAGTCAGCTCCTCCTGCTCTCATTGCTTGGGATCCTTCTTTTGCAACTTCCAAATCTCTAACCTTTCAAGCTGCTTTCTTCTTCGTTTCAACATG GATAAGTTTTGCAGTTGgagaaattttattgttaataggATTGAGTGTGGAGTCAGGGCATCTTAACAATTGGTCAACTCCAAAAGAAAGCTGTTTGGTGATCAAAGAAGGTTTGTTCTCAGCTGCCGGAGTTTTTCAATTGGCCACAGTCTTCCTTGCCGCCGGTCTCTACATGACCGCGGTCCGAGCACAGAGAATGTTTGAACAGCAAGAAAATGTGAGAAGAGAGGTATTGGAAAGTTACCATATCCACAGTTCACCACCGCGGTCATTGTCGTCGCCACCGCTGCAGCCAATGCCGCCCATCGCAAGAGAGGACCCTGTAATAAGACATAGCCAACACCATCAAGAGCGGGCTCCTTTCTGGTCTCTGCTTCAATCTACTGCCCCTTTTTGCAAACTCTCtgcttaa